A region from the Prionailurus viverrinus isolate Anna chromosome E2, UM_Priviv_1.0, whole genome shotgun sequence genome encodes:
- the LOC125152545 gene encoding translation initiation factor IF-2-like: MVARGARTEGGGPAPLGPPSSAPPAGSLRASGAGPGWAALPPALRSAPRSPIDLLAAAAAAAAAAARSQRAPSPQAHFPPPPRPAPRCARVPVEGRRCRPRSPRRGPSSVLLSQNRNPRVQCGRRSLRFLQTPRRTLPPLPPPALGLQQPCRHPECVAWRPHREGFASGQNPDPGHPRRRGPAASRAAPERAAAPHQPPGPRSRSLRPEKRRGNFGRNFANFALGDGEAARPAAAAAGRDAQSGPQVRPGHPGACRAAQGGVRGRLAAPGSPLRPRASPTWPSAPVSERPATRSAQDGRDRKPGLQRK; the protein is encoded by the exons ATGGTGGCCCGCGGGGCACGGACGGAGGGAGGGGGCCCGGCCCCACTGGGGCCGCCCAGCTCAGCGCCGCCCGCGGGCTCCCTGCGCGCATCGGGGgctgggccgggctgggccgCGCTGCCTCCCGCGCTGCGCAGCGCTCCGCGTTCGCCTATTGATCTgctcgcggcggcggcggcggcggcggcggcggcggcgaggagCCAG CGAGCACCTAGCCCCCAGGCCCACTTCCCGCCCCCTCCTCGCCCAGCCCCACGGTGCGCGCGCGTCCCCGTCGAGGGGCGCCGCTGTCGCCCTAGGTCTCCCCGCCGAGGCCCATCTTCAGTCCTTCTCTCCCAGAACCGAAATCCCCGGGTGCAGTGCGGCCGGCGATCCCTCCGCTTCCTGCAGACGCCGCGGCGCACGCTCCCACCGCTCCCTCCCCCCGCGCTCGGGTTACAG CAGCCCTGCAGACACCCGGAGTGCGTGGCCTGGCGTCCTCACCGGGAGGGATTTGCATCAGGCCAGAATCCGGACCCCGGGCATCCCAGGAGGCGCGGGCCGGCGGCCTCCAGAGCCGCCCCGGAACGGGCTGCCGCTCCCCACCAGCCGCCAGGGCCTCGGAGCCGGTCCCTGCGTCCCGAGAAGCGTCGGGGAAACTTTGGGAGAAACTTTGCCAACTTTGCTCTCGGCGACGGAGAGGCCGCCCGGCCGGCCGCGGCGGCCGCGGGCCGCGACGCGCAGAGTGGGCCCCAAGTCAGGCCTGGGCACCCCGGAGCCTGCAGGGCAGCCCAAGGAGGGGTGCGAGGCCGGCTGGCGGCCCCTGGCTCCCCGCTGCGCCCCCGCGCGTCCCCCACCTGGCCCTCGGCCCCCGTCTCCGAGCGGCCCGCGACGCGCAGCGCCCAGGATGGCCGGGATCGAAAACCTGGCCTTCAGCGCAAGTGA
- the IRX3 gene encoding LOW QUALITY PROTEIN: iroquois-class homeodomain protein IRX-3 (The sequence of the model RefSeq protein was modified relative to this genomic sequence to represent the inferred CDS: inserted 2 bases in 2 codons; deleted 12 bases in 8 codons): MSFPQLGYQYIRPLYPPERPGAAGGGGSAGSPGARGAGASELAASGSLSNVLSSVYGGALCRRAAAAAAAQGYGAFLPYAAELPIFRQLYELKDSPGVQHPAAAAAFXHPHPAFYPYGQYRVGDPSRPKNATRESTSTLKAWLNEHRKNPYPTKGEKIMLAIITKMTLTQVSTWFANARRRLKKENKMTWAPRSRTDEEGNAYGSEREEEDEEEDEEDSKRELELEEEELVGEEEDTGGEGLADDDEDEEIDLENLDGATAGPELALSGAAHRDGDLGLRPISDSKNSDSDDSSEGLEERPLPVLSLAPAPPPVGRAVLPSPPSPPAGLDPCAPAPPPASALQKPKIWSLAETATSPDNPRRSPPGAGGSPPGAAVAPPALQLSPAAAAAAAHRLVSAPLGKFPAWTNRPXPGPTPAHARTPLSLLGSAPPHLLGLPGAAGHPAAAAAAFARPAEPEGGTDRCSALEVEKKLLKTAFQPVPRRPQNHLDAALVLSALSSS, encoded by the exons ATGTCCTTCCCCCAGCTCGGATACCAGTACATCCGCCCGCTCTACCCACCCGAGCGCCCGGGGGccgccggcggcggcggcagcgctGGGAGCCCGGGG GCCCGGGGAGCCGGAGCCTCGGAGCTGGCCGCCTCGGGGTCCCTGTCCAACGTGCTCTCCTCCGTGTACGGGGGCGCCCTATGC CGGCGGGCGGCGGCTGCCGCCGCCGCCCAAGGCTACGGTGCCTTTCTGCCCTACGCCGCCGAGCTGCCCATCTTCCGGCAGCTG TACGAGCTGAAAGACAGCCCG GGGGTGCAGCATCCGGCCGCGGCCGCCGCGT CGCACCCGCACCCCGCCTTCTACCCGTATGGCCAGTACCGAGTT GGGGACCCGTCCCGTCCCAAGAACGCCACCCGGGAGAGCACCAGCACGCTCAAGGCCTGGCTGAACGAGCACCGCAAGAACCCCTACCCCACCAAGGGCGAGAAGATCATGCTGGCCATCATCACCAAGATGACCCTCACCCAGGTGTCCACCTGGTTCGCCAACGCGCGCCGGCGCctcaagaaagagaacaagatgACTTGGGCGCCCCGCAGCCGCACCGACGAGGAGGGCAACGCTTAC GGGAGCGAGCGCGAGGAGGAAGACGAGGAGGAGGACGAAGAAGACAGCAAGCGCGAGCtt gagctggaggaggaggagctcgtgggggaggaggaggacacg GGGGGCGAGGGCCTGGCGGACGACGACGAGGACGAGGAGATCGATTTGGAGAACTTAGACGGT GCGACCGCGGGGCCTGAGCTGGCCTTGTCTGGGGCGGCACACAGGGACGGCGACCTCGGcctgagacccatttcagactccAAGAATAGCGACTCGGACGACAGCTCGGAGGGCTTGGAGGAGCGTCCACTGCCCGTGTTGAGTCTGGCCCCGGCGCCACCGCCGGTGGGCCGGGCGGTTCTGCCGTCTCCGCCCTCGCCTCCTGCAGGCCTGGACCCCTGCGCTCCCGCACCACCGCCCGCCTCAGCCCTGCAGAAGCCCAAGATCTGGTCCCTGGCCGAGACGGCCACAAGCCCGGACAACCCGCGCCGCTCGCCTCCGGGCGCGGGAGGTTCTCCCCCGGGGGCAGCCGTCGCGCCCCCAGCCCTGCAGCTCTCTCCGGCCGCGGCAGCCGCCGCGGCTCACAGACTCGTCTCGGCGCCGCTGGGCAAGTTCCCCGCTTGGACCAACCGGC TTCCAGGCCCTACGCCGGCCCACGCCCGCACCCCGCTCTCCCTGCTGGGCTCGGCCCCTCCACACCTGCTGGGACTTCCCGGAGCCGCGGGCCAcccggccgccgccgctgccgccttCGCTCGGCCGGCGGAGCCCGAGGGCGGAACAG ATCGCTGTAGTGCCTTGGAAGTGGAGAAAAAGTTACTCAAGACGGCTTTCCAGCCCGTGCCCAGGCG GCCCCAGAACCACCTGGATGCCGCTTTGGTCTTATCGGCTCTCTCCTCCTCCtag